The Eggerthella guodeyinii sequence CATCATCCAGAACGGGCAGCCGTTCACCTTCAACGGCTACGCCGACGCGTTCGACCATCCCATGAAGACGGTGGAGTTCTCCATGGACGGGGGCGAGACGTGGACCTCGTTCGACGTGGGAGACGTCGATCCGGCGAAGTGGCTGTGGTGGAGCTTCACGTTCACGCCCGAGAAGGAGGGCGCGTACGTGCTGAGCGTTCGCGGCACGGACGTCGACGGCGAAGTGAGCTATCGCGATCACGAGGTGCTGGTGAATGCCAAGGACGAGATGCCGTCCGAAGACGAGATCACCGAGATAGGGAAGATCGTCGATCCGGCTTTGGCCGACGGCGAGGCTTCCGGCGATCAGCAGTAAGCGAGGATGATTGATATGACGCAACGAACTACCCGCGTGCTGTCCGGCGTCGCCGGCGCGGCGCTCCTGCTGACCGGCTCGGGCTTGGCGCTGAGCGCCTTGCATCCCGGCAGCGCCGACGCCTCGGACGCATCGAGCGGAACGACGCACGCGTTCAACGAGAACGTGGTGGAAGCCTCGTGGGCGAACATCGACGACGGCTCGTACGTGAAGGTGCCGAACGTGCAAGGGAGCTTCGCGTTCAACCAGGCGGGCACGACGCCGAACGACGAGCTGTTCAACGTGTTCGGCACGGCTTTGACCTCGATGTGCTCCAAGCCTGCAACGGAGTTCGAGGCGCAGGGAAGCGGCCTTGCCAGCTTCTACGTGAACGTGGGAGGGCATATCGAGAAGAGCTTCACCGTGGACGTGAGCGAGCTTTCCGAAGACGCGAGCGAAGAAGCGCTCATGGCGTGCTCGTGCGCCACCGGCTCTCCGTTCGGGCAGGCGGCCGTTCTCGGTGTGCCGCTGGCTTCCATCGTGGAAATGGCCGATTTGGAGGAGGGCGTGAACACCGTGACGGCGTACGGCGCCGACGGGTTCGGCCAGCCGCTGCCGCTGCGCTATGCGCTGGAGCACGATGCGATGCTCGTCTACCAAGTGAACGGCAAGGAGCTGACGTCGACGACGGAGGGGTCCAGCTTGCAGCTGTGGATGCCCGAGACGGTGGCGCGGTACTTCACTCGCGCTATCACGGATATCGAGCTGACGCGCGAAGATGCCGAACCGGACGTGCAGCAGGTCGATCCGTGCTATCGCAATAAGATCAACATCATGAACTACGCCGACGGGTGCACGTTCGGCGTGGGCGACGAGATCACGTTCGAGGGCGTTGCCGACGATCTGGGAAGCCCGATCGAGGCCATCGAATTCTCGTTCGACGGCGGTGCCACGTGGTCGTCGTGCGCGACGGAGGGCGCCACCGCGGACAAGTGGGTGAACTGGCAGTTTTCCACCTCGTTCGAGGACGCGGGCGACTACCGCATGACGGTGCGCGCCAAGACGGCCGACGGGATGGTGTCGCCGCTTGCGGCGACGCTGCTGTTTGCG is a genomic window containing:
- a CDS encoding molybdopterin-dependent oxidoreductase, whose translation is MTQRTTRVLSGVAGAALLLTGSGLALSALHPGSADASDASSGTTHAFNENVVEASWANIDDGSYVKVPNVQGSFAFNQAGTTPNDELFNVFGTALTSMCSKPATEFEAQGSGLASFYVNVGGHIEKSFTVDVSELSEDASEEALMACSCATGSPFGQAAVLGVPLASIVEMADLEEGVNTVTAYGADGFGQPLPLRYALEHDAMLVYQVNGKELTSTTEGSSLQLWMPETVARYFTRAITDIELTREDAEPDVQQVDPCYRNKINIMNYADGCTFGVGDEITFEGVADDLGSPIEAIEFSFDGGATWSSCATEGATADKWVNWQFSTSFEDAGDYRMTVRAKTADGMVSPLAATLLFAVE